The Hypomesus transpacificus isolate Combined female chromosome 2, fHypTra1, whole genome shotgun sequence genome window below encodes:
- the kif13a gene encoding kinesin-like protein KIF13A isoform X3, with protein MSDTKVKVAVRVRPMNRRETELHTKCVVDMEDNQTVLHPPPSNTKGENRKQPKVFAFDHCFWSMDESNIPKYAGQEVVFKCLGEGILENAFQGYNACIFAYGQTGSGKSFSMMGNGDQPGLIPRLCCTLFERVSREDSEAHSFKVEVSYMEIYNEKVRDLLDPKGSRQSLKVREHKVLGPYVDGLSQLAVTNFEDIEVLMSEGNKSRTVAATNMNEESSRSHGVFSIIVTQTLYDRQSGNSGEKVSKMSLVDLAGSERVSKTGAAGERLKEGSNINKSLTTLGCVISALADQSAGKGKTKFVPYRDSVLTWLLKDNLGGNSKTAMIATVSPAADNYEETLSTLRYADRAKRIVNHAVVNEDPNARIIRELRDEVEKLRVQLSQAESLKAPELKEKLQESEKLIQEMTVTWEEKLRKTEEIATERQKQLESMGISLETSGIKVGEDKCFLVNLNADPALNELLVYYLKEHTRVGADTSQDIQLFGIGIQPEHCVLEICPDGDVTLTPVENARTCVNGTMIDSLVHLWHGDRILWGNNHFFRINLPLRKRRDRLKELERASPRESFVEADVETASEASSEQDYSYEFAQMEVMMKTLGNNDPMQNVVQVLEKQYLEEKRTALEEQRRMYERELETLRQQLSPERTSQHHRSSSDRLTFPTHTPNSKLRLWTEERDELFRQSLSRLREQVVKANTLVREANFLAEEMSKLTDYQVTLQIPAANLSANRKRGAIVSEPAIQVRRKGKGTQVWTIEKLENKLVDMRDHYRDWKEGTDEVYNKLDSNKHTDPFYEAQENHNLIGVANIFLECLFHDIKLQYAVPIISQQGEVAGRLHIELTRVSGAVPERLVGGDDSSENSSESSCYEVMDTNGEIVHMAKRLTCRVRVREATGLPLNLSNFVFCQYTFWEHAEPTVAPPMVSPDTPSPRSPDTQFSVRFDHCQDYVVHVTEEFLEFISDGALAIEVWGHRCAGNGRSLWEPNALEAKTRTLQDRWSEVSRRIELWASIQELNEQGEYAAVELQPVKDITTGGVFQLRQGHSRRLQVCVRPVQHSGTLPLLVEAVLSVSMGCVSARSTRLQRPLDSYQREEDDDMDSYQEEDLNCVRERWSEALIKRREYLDEQIKKIIHKHEKSEEDVEREARLVEQWVGLTEERNAVLVPAPGSGIPGAPAHWTPPAGMEAHIPVLFLDLNADNLTVNEQLTGPHAAGVNSILPKEHGSQFFYLPIIKHCEDEVSALCSWDSSIHDSVHLNRVTSPNERIYLIIKATVQLSHPASMELVVRKRIAVNIYNKQSFTQSLKRRMSLKNTLYSCGVTYEIVSNVPKASEEPEERETLALMAARGESEESHDGETYIEKYTRGVLEVENILSLERLRQAVTVKEALSVKGRHLRRSISTPNVGHSSCSKADLTGCDDDDCKGHCDSHLDVSDCSTHEGFMCGTPLKNKDNQGLVPESPTFFNSSPFKVLSPQPPKFLKSLLPVREENKARKALEARPLLGMEDSEEEETDMAMSLGLGSQDFHRYQPYIPEDFANFDVYNATLDSQEGALCARSELRGGRGLGGGGGGGGSGGGGDREVTRSPTASSCTSGYFSHSASNATLSDMPFSTSDSSDQLSSTAREPDRDPQDPPSCPPGRGGTLTQSASARGETHTPVQLLASSSISVPARLGKQASPQPSRCALSVSQEFTDFLGADDGIGDGDLGHWQQEWQQEDSRLPSDQPRRGHEPQQATKQHASAIIHTPHPGHTQASNCNHHNGKESGILTVSCPAPVLSSAPSLVLSPDPDSGSCLGPVPGLSPASSPARAPASAPVLAPAPVLSPASVLSPASAPASGPALAPALTPVPAPVPVPPQVQRGGGQPPIQEPAQGDLPHGSPCPSPNPSSAEPSGDSSGDESTPAAQLPDWMAPGEQVWVGKRSGTVHYVGGVEFAKGIWVGVELDLAVGKHNGTVQGRVYFRCAPSRGVFVKPSRLTRGPPCMDSEPQTLVL; from the exons GAGCCGGCAGTCTCTGAAGGTCCGGGAGCACAAGGTCCTGGGGCCCTACGTGGACGGACTCTCCCAGCTAGCCGTGACCAACTTTGAG GACATTGAGGTGTTGATGTCGGAGGGGAACAAGTCGCGGACGGTGGCGGCCACCAACATGAACGAGGAGAGCAGCCGCTCTCATGGCGTCTTCAGCATCATCGTCACTCAGACGCTGTACGACCGTCAGTCTGGG aaCTCTGGGGAGAAGGTGAGCAAGATGAGTCTGGTGGACCTGGCAGGCAGTGAGCGAGTGTCCAAGACTggagctgcaggagagaggCTGAAAGAAGGCAGCAACATCAACAA gtcactGACCACTCTGGGCTGTGTGATCTCAGCCCTGGCTGATCAGTCAGCAGGGAAAGGGAAGACCAAGTTTGTGCCTTACAGAGACTCTGTCCTCACCTGGCTGCTGAAG GACAACCTGGGCGGAAACAGCAAGACCGCCATGATCGCCACAGTGAGCCCGGCGGCCGACAACTACGAGGAGACGCTGTCCACCCTGCGCTACGCCGACCGCGCCAAGAGGATCGTCAACCACGCCGTGGTCAACGAGGACCCCAACGCGCGCATCATCCGGGAGCTGAGGGACGAGGTGGAGAAACTGAGGGTGCAGCTCTCCCAGGCCGAG TCTCTCAAGGCCCCGGAGTTGAAGGAGAAACTGCAGGAGTCTGAAAAGCTGATCCAGGAGATGACCGTCACCTGGGAAGAGAAACTCAGGAAGACAGAGGAGATTGCCACG GAGCGCCAGAAGCAGCTGGAGAGCATGGGCATCTCCTTGGAAACATCAGGGATAAaggttggagaggacaagtgcttccTGGTCAACTTGAATGCCGACCCCGCCCTCAACGAGCTGCTGGTCTACTACCTGAAG GAGCACACACGTGTGGGTGCCGACACGTCTCAGGACATCCAGCTCTTCGGTATCGGCATCCAGCCGGAGCATTGTGTTCTGGAGATCTGCCCAGATGGTGATGTCACCCTCACGCCAGTGGAGAATGCCAG AACCTGTGTGAACGGAACCATGATCGACTCCTTGGTCCACCTCTGGCATGGAGACCGCATATTATGGGGGAACAACCACTTTTTCAG GATCAACCTGCCCCTGCGTAAGCGACGCGACCGCTTGAAGGAGCTGGAGCGGGCATCCCCCAGGGAGAGCTTTGTGGAGGCGGACGTGGAGACGGCCAGCGAGGCCTCATCGGAGCAGGACTACAGCTACGAGTTTGCCCAGATGGAGGTGATGATGAAGACCTTGGGGAACAACG ACCCCATGCAGAACGTGGTCCAGGTTCTGGAGAAGCAGTACCTGGAGGAGAAGCGCACGgcgctggaggagcagaggaggatgtACGAGAGAGAGCTGGAAACGCTACGGCAGCAGCTGTCACCCGAGAGGACGTCACAGCATCATCGCAGCAGCAGCGACCGTCTCACCTTCCCCACCCACACGCCCAACAGCAAGCTAAGGCTCTGGACCGAGGAGAG ggACGAGCTGTTCCGTCAGAGTCTGTCTCGGCTCAGGGAGCAGGTCGTGAAGGCCAACACCTTGGTGCGAGAGGCAAACTTCCTGGCAGAGGAGATGAGCAAACTCACTGACTACCAGGTCACCCTCCAGATCCCTGCGGCCAACCTGAGTGCCAACCGCAAG cgCGGGGCTATAGTGAGCGAGCCGGCAATCCAGGTGCGGAGGAAAGGGAAGGGCACCCAGGTGTGGACTATCGAGAAGCTGGAGAACAAGCTGGTGGACATGAGAGACCACTACCGAGACTGGAAGGAGGGCACAGACGAGGTg TATAACAAGCTGGACAGCAACAAGCACACAGACCCGTTCTATGAGGCACAGGAGAACCACAATCTGATCGGCGTGGCCAACATCTTCCTGGAGTGCCTCTTCCATGACATCAAGCTGCAGTATGCTGTACCCATCATCAGCCAACAGGGGGAG gtagCCGGCAGGCTGCACATCGAGCTGACACGGGTGAGTGGCGCAGTTCCTGAGCGTCTGGTTGGCGGAGACGACTCGTCGGAGAACTCCAGCGAGAGCAGCTGCTACGAGGTGATGGACACCAACGGAGAGATTGTCCATATGGCCAAGAGGCTCACCTGCAGG GTGCGGGTTAGGGAGGCCACAGGGTTGCCCCTCAACCTGTCCAACTTCGTCTTCTGCCAGTACACCTTCTGGGAGCATGCAGAGCCCACCGTGGCCCCTCCCATGGTCAGCCCTGACACGCCCTCCCCCCGCAGCCCAGACACCCAGTTCAGCGTCAGGTTTGATCACTgccag GACTACGTGGTCCACGTGACGGAGGAGTTCCTCGAGTTCATTTCAGACGGGGCTCTGGCCATCGAGGTGTGGGGCCACCGCTGCGCCGGGAACGGACGCTCGCTCTGGGAGCCCAACGCCCTGGAGGCCAAGACGCGCACGCTCCAGGACCG GTGGAGCGAGGTGTCTCGTAGGATTGAGCTGTGGGCCTCCATCCAGGAGCTGAACGAGCAGGGGGAATACGCTGCTGTGGAGTTGCAGCCTGTGAAGGACATCACCACTGGGGGGGTCTTCCAGCTGCGACAG GGTCACTCCCGCaggttgcaggtgtgtgtgaggcctgtcCAACACTCGGGCACTCTGCCCCTGCTGGTGGaggctgtgctgtctgtgtctatggGCTGTGTGTCGGCACGCTCCACCAGGCTACAGAGACCGCTGGACAGCTACCAG agagaggaggatgacgatATGGATAGTTATCAG GAGGAGGACCTGAACTGCGTGCGGGAGCGCTGGTCGGAGGCCCTCATCAAGCGCAGGGAGTATCTGGACGAGCAGATCAAGAAGATCATCCACAAACATG agaAGTCGGAGGAGGACGTGGAGCGCGAGGCGCGGCTGGTGGAGCAGTGGGTGGGGCTGACGGAGGAGAGGAACGCTGTGCTGGTGCCTGCTCCTGGCAGCGGCATACCTGGGGCCCCCGCACACTG gACACCCCCTGCTGGCATGGAGGCTCATATCCCTGTCCTGTTCCTGGACTTGAATG CGGACAACCTGACAGTGAATGAGCAGTTGACAGGGCCCCACGCTGCCGGGGTCAACTCCATCCTGCCCAAGGAGCACGGCAGCCAGTTCTTCTACCTGCCCATCATCAAACACTGCGAAGATGAG GTGTCAGCGCTGTGCTCGTGGGACTCGTCCATCCACGACTCGGTGCACCTCAACCGGGTGACCTCGCCCAACGAGCGCATTTACCTGATCATCAAAGCCACGGTGCAGCTCAGCCACCCCGCCTCCATGGAGCTGGTGGTCCGCAAGAGGATCGCCGTCAACATCTACAACAAACAG AGCTTCACTCAAAGTCTGAAGAGGCGAATGTCCCTGAAGAACACTCTTTACTCCTGTGGAGTCACCTATGAGATTGTGTCCAACGTACCAAAG GCCTCGGAGGagccagaagagagagagactctggCCCTGATGGCGGCCCGCggggagagtgaggagagcCACGACGGAGAGACCTACATAGAGAAGTACACCAGAGGGGTTCTGGAGGTGGAGAACATCCTCAGCTTGGAGAGGCTGCGTCAG GCGGTGACAGTGAAGGAGGCTCTCTCTGTCAAAGGCAGACACCTGAGACGGAGCATCAGCACCCCCAACGTGGGCCAT tcctcctgcaGCAAGGCGGACCTGACCGGGTGCGACGATGACGACTGCAAG GGTCACTGTGACAGTCATCTAGACGTCTCTGACTGCAGTACCCACGAAGGCTTCATGTGTGGAACGCCCCTCAAAAACAAGGATAACCAGG GTTTGGTTCCAGAGAGCCCTACCTTCTTTAACTCCAGCCCGTTCAAGgtgctctctccccagcctcccaagTTCCTCAAGTCCCTGCTGCCAGTCAGAGAGGAGAACAAGGCCAGGAAAGCCCTGGAAGCACGCCCACTGCTGGGCATGGAG gactcggaggaggaggagacagacatgGCCATGAGTCTGGGCCTGGGCTCTCAGGACTTCCACCGCTACCAGCCTTACATCCCAGAGGACTTTGCCAACTTTGACGTGTACAACGCCACCTTGGATAGCCAGGAGGGGGCGTTGTGTGCACGTTCAGAGCTGAGGGGAGGCCGGGgcttgggaggaggaggaggaggtggtggaagtgggggaggaggggacagagaggtCACCCGCAGCCCCACGGCCAGCAGCTGCACCAGTGGCTACTTCTCCCACAGCGCCTCCAACGCCACGCTGTCCGACATGCCCTTCAGTACCAGCGACAGCTCCGACCAGCTCAGCTCCACAGCCAGAGAACCTGACCGGGACCCCCAGgatcccccctcctgccccccggGGCGAGGCGGCACCCTTACCCAAAGTGCCTCGGCAAGGGGTGAGACCCACACCCCCGTGCAGTTGCTGGCCAGCTCCTCCATCAGTGTTCCTGCTAGGCTAGGGAAGCAggcctccccccagcccagcaggTGTGCCCTCAGCGTCAGCCAGGAGTTCACAGACTTTTTAGGGGCCGACGACGGCATTGGAGATGGCGATCTTGGACACTGGCAGCAGGAGTGGCAGCAGGAGGACTCACGCCTGCCCTCTGACCAGCCGAGGAGAGGGCATGAGCCCCAACAAGCGACCAAGCAGCATGCCTCGGCCATCATTCACACACCTCATCCGGGACACACCCAAGCCTCTAACTGCAATCATCACAATGGTAAAGAGTCTGGGATTTTAACCGTGTCCTGTCcagcccctgtcctgtcctccgcTCCATCCCTGGTCTTATCCCCAGACCCAGACTCAGGGTCATGTCTAGGGCCAGTCCCAGGCTtatccccagcctcctcccctgcccgagcccctgcctcagccccagtTCTAGCCCCTGCCCCAGTATTATCCCCTGCCTCAGTCTTAtcccctgcctcagccccagcctcagggcCTGCCTTagccccagccctcaccccagtccctgccccagtcccagtccccccCCAAGtccagcgaggaggaggacaacCCCCCATCCAGGAGCCAGCCCAGGGAGACCTTCCCCACggcagcccctgccccagccccaaccccagcagTGCTGAGCCCTCGGGGGACTCCAGCGGGGACGAGAGCACGCCCGCAGCCCAGCTGCCTGACTGGATGGCCCCCGGGGAGCAGGTGTGGGTAGGAAAGAGGAGCGGCACAGTGCACTACGTGGGGGGAGTGGAGTTTGCCAAGGGGATCTGGGTGGGAGTGGAGCTGGACCTGGCAGTGG gAAAGCACAATGGAACCGTCCAAGGGAGGGTGTACTTCCGCTGTGCTCCAAGCCGCGGGGTGTTTGTGAAGCCCTCTCGCCTCACCAGAGGTCCCCCCTGTATGGACTCAGAACCTCAGACATTGGTCCTCTAG